A region of Desulfovibrionales bacterium DNA encodes the following proteins:
- a CDS encoding YlxR family protein, whose translation MSAHCIRTCIGCRIKKNKRLMRRIVLDDKGVFLFDEKQRLPGRGGYVCFNDQCMALALKRRDLSRIFKNPVKGVNLGSLCARVEVMTACQK comes from the coding sequence TTGTCTGCTCATTGTATACGAACGTGCATAGGATGCCGCATCAAGAAAAATAAACGTCTGATGCGGCGAATAGTTCTCGACGATAAAGGGGTATTTCTTTTTGATGAAAAACAACGACTGCCCGGCAGAGGGGGCTATGTTTGTTTTAATGACCAGTGTATGGCCCTGGCGTTAAAGAGGAGAGACCTTTCCAGGATTTTTAAAAATCCGGTTAAGGGCGTTAATTTGGGGAGTTTATGCGCTCGTGTGGAGGTGATGACCGCATGTCAAAAATAA